Proteins encoded together in one Fenneropenaeus chinensis mitochondrion, complete genome window:
- the COX2 gene encoding cytochrome c oxidase subunit II (TAA stop codon is completed by the addition of 3' A residues to the mRNA) yields MPTWGHLGLQDSASPLMEQLIFFHDHAMVVLILITTLVGYMLSTLFFNTFTNRFLLEGQTIEIVWTVLPALILVFIALPSLRLLYLLDEVNNPSVTLKTIGHQWYWSYEYSDFLQVEFDSYMIPSNELAEDGFRLLDVDNRTVLPMNTQIRVLISAADVIHSWTVPALGVKADAIPGRLNQVSFLMNRPGLFYGQCSEICGANHSFMPIVVESVSVNSFLNWISSASDA; encoded by the coding sequence ATGCCAACATGAGGTCACTTAGGTTTACAAGATAGAGCTTCTCCCCTTATAGAACAATTAATTTTCTTTCATGACCACGCCATAGTAGTATTAATCTTAATTACAACATTAGTTGGTTACATACTTTCAACATTATTTTTCAATACTTTTACAAATCGATTCTTACTAGAAGGACAAACCATCGAAATTGTATGAACTGTTCTTCCTGCTCTAATCCTAGTCTTTATCGCCCTTCCTTCTTTACGATTATTATATTTACTAGATGAAGTTAATAACCCAAGTGTCACATTAAAAACTATCGGTCACCAATGATACTGAAGATATGAATACTCAGACTTTTTACAGGTTGAATTTGATTCTTATATAATTCCTTCAAATGAACTTGCCGAAGACGGATTTCGACTTCTCGATGTAGATAATCGAACTGTTCTCCCTATAAATACGCAAATTCGGGTATTAATTAGAGCTGCTGATGTAATTCATTCATGAACAGTACCAGCTTTAGGGGTTAAAGCAGACGCAATCCCCGGCCGACTTAATCAAGTTAGTTTCTTAATAAACCGTCCCGGTTTATTTTATGGACAGTGCTCAGAAATCTGTGGTGCTAACCACAGATTTATACCTATTGTTGTTGAAAGAGTATCAGTTAATTCCTTCTTAAACTGAATCTCATCCGCTAGAGATGCCT
- the ATP8 gene encoding ATP synthase F0 subunit 8 — protein sequence MPQMAPLLWLNLFIMFSATFIMFIILNYFIKVPSKIEAPSTQLQKTEMNWKW from the coding sequence ATCCCACAAATAGCTCCCTTATTATGATTAAATTTATTTATTATATTCTCAGCTACATTTATTATGTTCATTATCTTAAATTATTTTATTAAAGTACCCTCTAAAATTGAAGCTCCCTCTACTCAGTTGCAAAAAACAGAAATAAATTGAAAATGATAA